One part of the Xylanimonas allomyrinae genome encodes these proteins:
- a CDS encoding glycosyltransferase yields the protein MSGALGDEVLVVMAANHWTDARMADHQLAAAISEFGRVLYVDPPVVPRPGHGPRRFLEQHGNVHVLRPYRPPFLNSRANEGLGRRLLAAQVRWALRALTARSAVLLEGNVLLPVTGLVGDAPTVYWAQDDWQGLAAIAGLDPDRIARNEARLLEHARAVIAANPLIADQLESAGHDVELIPFGADTSLFGTVARQAVGAQPTTDAAPAVLMGTINTRIDFDIVDALAVAGVPLVMIGPITDPVVAPRVEALRQYPSVSWIGEVPFAELPRHLPSAAVGLVPYTQSRFNQGSFPLKTLEYLAAGLPVVATDLPAVRWLSCPDIHIAETVDDYVAAVVRRVRQGAPAASDRDRRAVFASAHDWTVRARKFRAVVDEVRATATARSRA from the coding sequence GTGAGCGGCGCGCTCGGCGACGAGGTCCTGGTGGTCATGGCAGCCAACCACTGGACCGACGCCCGGATGGCTGACCACCAGCTTGCCGCCGCGATCTCCGAGTTCGGGCGCGTGCTGTACGTCGATCCTCCGGTGGTGCCGAGGCCGGGGCACGGTCCGCGGCGGTTTCTCGAGCAGCACGGGAACGTCCACGTGCTGCGGCCCTACCGGCCGCCCTTCCTGAACTCTCGCGCAAACGAGGGTCTCGGTCGTCGGCTCCTGGCCGCACAGGTTCGGTGGGCCCTGCGTGCCCTGACGGCCCGTTCGGCCGTCCTGCTCGAGGGGAACGTCCTGCTCCCGGTTACGGGGCTGGTCGGGGATGCGCCGACGGTCTACTGGGCGCAGGACGACTGGCAGGGGCTCGCGGCGATCGCGGGGTTGGACCCGGATCGGATCGCCCGCAACGAGGCGCGGCTGCTGGAGCACGCGCGAGCGGTCATCGCCGCCAACCCGCTGATCGCGGACCAGCTCGAGTCGGCGGGCCACGATGTCGAGCTGATCCCGTTCGGCGCGGACACGTCGCTGTTCGGCACGGTGGCTCGGCAGGCCGTCGGCGCGCAGCCGACCACCGACGCGGCGCCTGCCGTCCTCATGGGCACCATCAACACCCGCATCGACTTCGACATCGTCGACGCGCTCGCGGTCGCCGGCGTGCCGCTCGTCATGATCGGTCCGATCACGGACCCGGTGGTCGCCCCCCGCGTCGAGGCCCTGCGGCAGTACCCGTCGGTGTCGTGGATCGGGGAGGTCCCCTTCGCGGAGCTCCCGAGGCACCTGCCGTCCGCTGCCGTCGGCCTGGTGCCGTACACGCAGTCGAGGTTCAACCAGGGGAGCTTCCCGCTCAAGACGCTCGAGTACCTTGCGGCCGGGCTGCCGGTCGTGGCGACCGATCTCCCGGCGGTGCGCTGGCTGTCGTGCCCCGACATCCACATCGCGGAGACGGTCGACGACTATGTCGCCGCTGTGGTGCGTCGCGTGCGTCAGGGCGCCCCCGCTGCGTCGGACCGCGATCGCCGCGCCGTGTTCGCCTCGGCGCACGACTGGACGGTTCGTGCCCGGAAGTTCCGTGCGGTGGTGGACGAGGTCCGAGCCACGGCGACGGCCCGCAGCAGGGCGTAG
- a CDS encoding O-antigen ligase family protein — MNDSARTTPTLAPPAVHASATAAALEGGTVSTRTHGTAATAMLTTYMVLLYAIPSNLQWSPLGSLGKPSTVFGIGLLGWWLLTRWNARTRPRAVRRSPVMTFFLAFCVVILVSYAAALLRGQPSDQVGSITTSLVRIASLGGVLVAASHGIRTRAEMVLVFRRLTITASILAALGYAQLFTGSTLVGWVSSLPGLAVEWGGTMDTKGGLLRAVGTSTHPLEFSSSMTALLPITLAYAALARHQQVRHPWRRYVPPAAVLALLVLTVSRSAIIGIVIALLIVMPFLPRAFRKVFLTVGVLGAGALTVAYPRVILTTLWSFTGVAEDPSALSRTTALSRVPEFAWSSPWYGAGLGAFLPRYYIFDNAWALMLIEAGLLGVCAFLLMLLSGAVGSLRTAMRSTDVEGRALAGALASAVTTTAVLMAMFDGLSFTIFAGTLFLVLGLGVAVRRVEASSTVASGTVASGTPASALPR; from the coding sequence ATGAACGACTCGGCCCGCACCACACCCACGCTCGCCCCGCCCGCGGTCCACGCCTCCGCCACCGCGGCCGCGCTCGAGGGCGGGACCGTCAGCACGCGGACCCACGGCACGGCCGCGACGGCGATGCTGACCACATACATGGTGCTCCTCTACGCCATTCCCTCGAACCTGCAGTGGTCGCCGCTGGGCTCGCTCGGCAAGCCGTCGACCGTCTTCGGGATCGGCCTCCTGGGATGGTGGCTGCTGACCCGCTGGAACGCTCGCACCCGGCCCCGTGCCGTTCGGCGCTCTCCCGTCATGACGTTCTTCCTGGCCTTCTGCGTCGTGATCCTCGTCAGCTATGCGGCCGCCCTGCTTCGAGGCCAGCCCTCCGACCAGGTCGGATCGATCACGACGTCGCTGGTCCGGATCGCCTCGCTCGGCGGCGTTCTCGTGGCCGCTTCCCACGGCATCCGGACGCGAGCCGAGATGGTGCTGGTGTTCCGGCGGCTGACGATCACGGCGAGCATCCTCGCGGCCCTGGGGTACGCGCAGCTGTTCACGGGCTCGACGCTCGTCGGCTGGGTCTCGAGCCTCCCCGGGCTCGCCGTCGAGTGGGGCGGCACCATGGACACCAAGGGCGGGCTGCTGCGTGCGGTCGGCACGTCGACGCACCCGCTGGAGTTCTCCTCGTCGATGACGGCACTCCTGCCGATCACGCTCGCCTACGCGGCCCTCGCGCGCCATCAGCAGGTCCGGCATCCGTGGCGCCGCTACGTCCCGCCGGCGGCCGTCCTGGCGCTCCTCGTCCTGACCGTCTCGCGCTCGGCGATCATCGGCATCGTGATCGCGCTCCTCATCGTGATGCCCTTCCTGCCCCGCGCGTTCCGCAAGGTGTTCCTCACCGTGGGCGTCCTCGGCGCCGGCGCGCTCACGGTCGCCTACCCGCGCGTCATCCTGACCACGCTCTGGTCGTTCACCGGCGTCGCGGAGGACCCGAGCGCGCTGTCACGCACCACCGCGCTCAGCCGGGTACCCGAGTTCGCATGGTCCTCGCCCTGGTACGGAGCCGGGCTCGGCGCGTTCCTGCCCCGGTACTACATCTTCGACAACGCATGGGCACTCATGCTGATCGAGGCTGGGCTCCTGGGCGTGTGCGCCTTCTTGCTGATGCTCCTGTCGGGCGCCGTCGGCAGCCTCCGCACCGCGATGCGGAGCACCGACGTCGAAGGCCGGGCGCTGGCCGGCGCGCTCGCCTCTGCCGTCACGACGACGGCCGTTCTCATGGCGATGTTCGACGGGCTCAGCTTCACGATCTTCGCCGGCACGTTGTTCCTGGTGCTCGGGCTCGGAGTCGCCGTGCGACGCGTCGAAGCATCGAGCACCGTGGCATCGGGCACCGTGGCATCGGGCACCCCGGCATCAGCACTCCCGCGGTAG